The following DNA comes from Arcobacter cloacae.
AGAATTCTCGCAAGATAATTTATTTCACTCATTACTAGGACTTTTTGAAGTTCAAAGTGAAGTTTATAACAAAGAGATGGATATTTTCAATGATGCAAGAAAAAATAAATAAGCAAATAGCAATTACAACTATTTTTTTAATAGTTGTAATTTGCATATTTGAATTTACAGATTTAGATATTTTTATTCAATCATTTTTTTATGATTTTAATACAAAAACTTGGCTTATAGATAAAAATGAGCCTATTTTAAAACTCTTTTTTTATGATGGATTTAAAAAGATATTTATACTTTTTTCTATTTTAATTTTGATTTCTTTAATATTCTTTAGAAAAACAAATCTAATAAAAGAGTATAAAAAAGGTTTATTAATCGTTTTATTATCAACTATTTTTGTTCCAACAATTGTAGTATCATTAAAAAACAATACAAATACTCCCTGCCCTTGTAATTTAGCTACTTTTGGAGGAGATTATCCAAATATAAAAGTTTTTGATTCTTATCCAAAAGATTTTATACAAGAATCAAAAATCAAATGTTGGCCAGCAGGTCATGCAAGTATGGGATTTTCTTTGATGGCACTATTTTTTCTATTTAAAACAGCTTCAAATCAAAAAAAGGCTTTAATTACATCTATAATATTAGGTTTTATAACAGGTAGTTATAAAATGCTTTTAGGTGACCACTTTTTAAGCCACACCTTAGTAACAATGATTTTATCATGGCTTATAATCTTAATAATAGTAAAAATAATAAAAGGAAAAGAACTTGAGAAATCAACCAAAATATAATTTTTTTAAAAACACATCTTATGCAATAAAAGGTTTATTAGATTTAATCAAAAATGAAACTTCATTTAAAATAGAACTAATAATTACCTTACTTTTAATACCTGTTATTATTTTTATTGACACAAGTTTGACAAATAAAGCTTTGATGTTTATAACTTTAATGGGAATGATTCTAGCTGAAACCATAAATAGTGCAATTGAGCGAGTTGTTGATTTAGTAACCCTAGAACACCATGATATGGCAGGACGAGCTAAAGATGTGGGAAGTGCTATTGTATTTATTAGTATATTTATTTTTGTTGTTACATGGCTAATTGTAATAATTGATATTTTGTAAACAAATTGTCAAGAAACTCAACAACTAAATTTTAAACTATTCTCCTAAACTTCTAAATATAAAAGGAGGAAGGATTATGAAAATTTTAGTAGTTAGTGCATTAATTGCAACTTTTAGTTTTAGTGCTGTTGTTGATGATTATTTAGACTCTTTAAAACAAGAAGTTTTAAAAGAAAATCCTAGTTTTAAAGGTTTTGATGCAAAAAGAGGTGAAGAGATTTTTACTTCAAAACATATAGGTAAAAAAGGCAAAGAGATTTCATGTACATCTTGTCATGGAATTGATTTAAACAAATCAAATGAAAATTTATTCACAGGAAAAGTTATTGAGCCACTTTCACCAAAAGCAAACAAAAAAAGATTTACAGATATAACTGAAATTGAAAAATGGATGAAAAGAAACTTCAATGATGTTTATGTACGAGAAGGTACAGCTTTGGAAAAAGGTGATGTAACAACTTACATCATAAATCAATAAGGTAAAAATATGAAAAAATTAATTTTTTTAGCTTTTAGTGCCTCTGTTTTATTTGCTAGTGGTTTAAAAGTTACTGTAGCTCCTGTAAATAATGAATTATATATAAAAGAGTGTGGAAGTTGTCATTTTGCTTATCCTGCTGGACTTTTACCTAGTAATGCTTGGAATAAAATGATGAATAATTTAGATAATCACTTTGGAGATAATGCTAGTGTTGATGAAAAAACTTTTCAATCTTTATCAAAATATCTAAATGATAATAGTGCTGAAAAAAATATGAATTTTAAAAGAAGTAAAAAAATAGTTGAAAGTTTAACATCAAATGAAATACCTGATTCTATTTCAACAACTCCTTATATGAAAAAAAAGCATAAAGAGATAAAAAAAGAGTTGATTACTCAAAAAGAAGTAAAAGGACTATTTAATTGTACAGCTTGTCATCAAAATGCAAAAAAAGGCGTTTTTAGTGAGGAAGATGTTGATATTCCAAACTATGGAAAATGGGATAAAGATTAAATATCATGGAAAAATCATATATTTGGTCACTTCCAACTAGAGTTTTTCACGCTCTTTTTGCATTATTTATTCTTTTAGCTTTTTTAAGTGCTGAAGATGAATGGTTAAATTATCATGCAATAATTGGTTATGCTGTTTTAATTTTAGTTTTTTATAGGATTTGTTGGGGATTTTTTGGACCAAAATACTCTTTATTTAAAGATTTTCCTTTAGGCAAAAAAAATGTAAAAGAGTTTTTAAACCATATTTTTGAAGAAAAACAAAAATATGTAGGTCACAATCCCCTAGCCTCTTATGTGATGATTTCTATGTTTATTGTGGCAATTTTTATAATAATATCAGGAGCTTTGACCTTTGGAATTCAAGAGGGAAAAGGTATTTTTTCTTTTTTAAATGACTCTTTTTTCAAAAAAATGGAACTTTTTGAAGAGTTACATGAGTTTTTATCAAATTTATTAATTGCTTTAATAATTGCCCATTTATGTGGAATTTTTGCGGACAGATTCTTACATAAAAAACAAGAGACTTTAAACTCTATAGTTAGTGGTTATAAAATTACAAGTGAAAATGAGAGTATAAAATTAAACATTTATCAAAAGATGTTCTCCCTTTTAATGTTTATATTTTTTATTGGATTTATTATCTTTAATATTTATAATCCTAAAAATATTCTTCTTGCTTCAAAATATGAAGCTATAGACTATACAACACAAAATGAATTATTTGTAAAAGAGTGTGCTTCTTGCCACACTCTTTATCCTCCTTTTGTTTTACCTAAAAAATCGTGGGAATTAATAATGGCTGATTTAGAAAATCATTTTGGAGATGATGCTTCACTTGATGTTGAATCAAATAAAAATATTTTGGCTTTTTTGCTTAAAAATAGTGCTGAAAATTCTACAATGGAGTCGA
Coding sequences within:
- a CDS encoding diheme cytochrome c — encoded protein: MKKLIFLAFSASVLFASGLKVTVAPVNNELYIKECGSCHFAYPAGLLPSNAWNKMMNNLDNHFGDNASVDEKTFQSLSKYLNDNSAEKNMNFKRSKKIVESLTSNEIPDSISTTPYMKKKHKEIKKELITQKEVKGLFNCTACHQNAKKGVFSEEDVDIPNYGKWDKD
- a CDS encoding phosphatase PAP2 family protein — encoded protein: MMQEKINKQIAITTIFLIVVICIFEFTDLDIFIQSFFYDFNTKTWLIDKNEPILKLFFYDGFKKIFILFSILILISLIFFRKTNLIKEYKKGLLIVLLSTIFVPTIVVSLKNNTNTPCPCNLATFGGDYPNIKVFDSYPKDFIQESKIKCWPAGHASMGFSLMALFFLFKTASNQKKALITSIILGFITGSYKMLLGDHFLSHTLVTMILSWLIILIIVKIIKGKELEKSTKI
- a CDS encoding DUF1924 domain-containing protein, whose translation is MKILVVSALIATFSFSAVVDDYLDSLKQEVLKENPSFKGFDAKRGEEIFTSKHIGKKGKEISCTSCHGIDLNKSNENLFTGKVIEPLSPKANKKRFTDITEIEKWMKRNFNDVYVREGTALEKGDVTTYIINQ
- a CDS encoding diacylglycerol kinase encodes the protein MRNQPKYNFFKNTSYAIKGLLDLIKNETSFKIELIITLLLIPVIIFIDTSLTNKALMFITLMGMILAETINSAIERVVDLVTLEHHDMAGRAKDVGSAIVFISIFIFVVTWLIVIIDIL
- a CDS encoding cytochrome b/b6 domain-containing protein; this encodes MEKSYIWSLPTRVFHALFALFILLAFLSAEDEWLNYHAIIGYAVLILVFYRICWGFFGPKYSLFKDFPLGKKNVKEFLNHIFEEKQKYVGHNPLASYVMISMFIVAIFIIISGALTFGIQEGKGIFSFLNDSFFKKMELFEELHEFLSNLLIALIIAHLCGIFADRFLHKKQETLNSIVSGYKITSENESIKLNIYQKMFSLLMFIFFIGFIIFNIYNPKNILLASKYEAIDYTTQNELFVKECASCHTLYPPFVLPKKSWELIMADLENHFGDDASLDVESNKNILAFLLKNSAENSTMESSFKFLQSIKNQDIIAMSQTKYWEKTHKDLPKEIFDNEKIKSKTNCKACHSDIEKGLIEDENIKNPLN